In one Streptomyces venezuelae genomic region, the following are encoded:
- a CDS encoding 3-oxoacyl-ACP synthase III family protein has protein sequence MSGIAVLGTGAYVPERIVTSDEVGAPAGVDGDWIIRKTKIRERRWAAPGQATSDLAVAAGRRALAAAGLTPGDLTLIVVATSTPDRPQPPTAAYVQQQLGAVGAAAFDVNAVCSGSVFALSVAQSMLAQQGGRALVIGADVYSRILDPADRRTVVLFGDGAGALVLGSDSPGPRVRHVALHSFGDLSGLIEVPAGGSRRPADPAALEAGLQYFTMQGREVRRFVVEQLPQLTKEFLHEAGVAAEDIAHFVPHQANGVMLDTGLEDLVLPNATTHLTLEHYGNTGSASVPITLDAAVGRGAFRPGDLVLLAGFGGGMSAGFALLEW, from the coding sequence ATGAGCGGCATCGCCGTCCTGGGCACGGGTGCCTATGTGCCCGAACGGATAGTCACCAGCGACGAGGTCGGAGCACCGGCCGGCGTCGACGGGGACTGGATCATACGGAAGACCAAGATCAGGGAGCGGCGCTGGGCCGCCCCCGGCCAGGCCACCTCGGACCTGGCGGTGGCCGCCGGGCGGCGTGCGCTGGCCGCGGCCGGCCTCACCCCGGGCGATCTGACGCTGATCGTGGTGGCCACCTCCACCCCGGACCGGCCGCAGCCGCCCACCGCGGCCTACGTGCAGCAGCAGCTGGGCGCGGTGGGCGCGGCCGCCTTCGACGTGAACGCGGTCTGCTCGGGCAGCGTGTTCGCGCTGTCCGTCGCGCAGAGCATGCTGGCCCAGCAGGGCGGCCGGGCCCTGGTGATCGGCGCGGACGTCTACTCGCGGATCCTCGACCCCGCCGACCGCCGCACCGTGGTCCTGTTCGGGGACGGCGCCGGCGCCCTGGTGCTGGGCAGCGACAGCCCGGGCCCGCGGGTGCGGCACGTGGCCCTGCACTCCTTCGGGGACCTGTCGGGCCTGATCGAGGTGCCCGCCGGCGGCAGCCGCCGGCCCGCCGACCCGGCCGCCCTGGAGGCGGGCCTGCAGTACTTCACGATGCAGGGCCGCGAGGTGCGCCGCTTCGTGGTGGAGCAACTGCCCCAGCTGACCAAGGAGTTCCTGCACGAGGCGGGCGTGGCCGCCGAGGACATCGCGCACTTCGTGCCGCACCAGGCCAACGGCGTCATGCTCGACACCGGCCTGGAGGACCTGGTGCTGCCCAACGCCACCACCCACCTGACGCTGGAGCACTACGGCAACACCGGATCGGCCTCCGTGCCGATCACCCTGGACGCGGCCGTGGGCCGCGGAGCCTTCCGGCCCGGAGACCTGGTACTCCTGGCCGGCTTCGGAGGCGGCATGTCCGCAGGGTTCGCCCTGCTGGAATGGTGA
- a CDS encoding lyase family protein has translation MPDDFPPGAAGCGGEAVESGLLAPVWADTPVAAAVGDGAWLQAMLDAEAALSRAQARLGTVPRAAARVISRAARAEHLDLRALARQARQSANPVVALVQEFTAVVAAQDADAARYVHRGSTSQDILDTAMMLVAARALRLIRADLDAAARALADLARTHQGTLMAGRTLALHAVPTTFGLKAAGWRHLVLDAADKLRALDPGPVQLGGAAGTLAGYLQHAQDAEPAAYVTGLTRTFAAELGLAAPLLPWHVLRTPVADLAQATAFTCTALGKISVDVLALTRTETGEVHEPAPAGRGASSAMPHKRNPVLATAVRSAALQAPQLAATVLGCMLSEDERSAGAWHAEWEPLRALLRLAGGAAHQTAELVSRLTVDPARMRANTALTGGQIVSERIAAALTPLLGKAAARQLLNEASARAARTGTPLAALLRADERAAAALKEAEAGCGDLFAPEAYTGAAGPLTERALARPQPAAPDR, from the coding sequence ATGCCCGATGACTTCCCGCCCGGTGCGGCCGGGTGCGGTGGGGAGGCGGTGGAGAGCGGGCTGCTCGCGCCGGTCTGGGCGGACACCCCCGTGGCGGCCGCGGTCGGCGACGGGGCCTGGCTGCAGGCCATGCTGGACGCCGAGGCGGCGCTGAGCCGGGCCCAGGCCCGGCTCGGCACGGTGCCCCGGGCGGCCGCCCGGGTGATCAGCCGGGCGGCCCGGGCCGAGCACCTGGACCTGCGGGCGCTGGCCCGCCAGGCCCGCCAGTCCGCCAACCCGGTGGTGGCACTGGTCCAGGAGTTCACTGCCGTGGTGGCCGCGCAGGACGCCGACGCGGCCCGCTACGTCCACCGCGGCTCCACCAGCCAGGACATCCTCGACACGGCGATGATGCTGGTGGCCGCCCGCGCGCTGCGGCTGATCCGCGCCGACCTGGACGCCGCCGCCCGGGCGCTGGCCGACCTGGCCCGCACCCACCAGGGCACCCTCATGGCCGGCCGCACCCTGGCCCTGCACGCCGTGCCCACCACCTTCGGGCTCAAAGCGGCGGGCTGGCGCCACCTGGTGCTGGACGCGGCGGACAAACTGCGCGCCCTCGACCCGGGCCCCGTCCAGCTCGGCGGGGCCGCCGGCACCCTGGCCGGCTACCTCCAGCACGCCCAGGACGCCGAACCCGCCGCCTACGTCACCGGCCTCACCCGCACCTTCGCCGCCGAACTCGGCCTGGCGGCCCCGCTGCTGCCCTGGCACGTGCTGCGCACCCCGGTCGCGGACCTGGCCCAGGCCACCGCGTTCACCTGCACCGCCCTGGGCAAGATCTCCGTCGACGTGCTGGCGCTGACCCGCACCGAGACCGGCGAGGTGCACGAACCGGCACCCGCCGGCCGGGGCGCCTCCTCGGCGATGCCGCACAAACGCAACCCCGTCCTGGCCACCGCGGTGCGCTCGGCCGCCCTGCAGGCCCCCCAGCTCGCCGCCACCGTGCTGGGCTGCATGCTCAGCGAGGACGAACGCTCGGCCGGCGCCTGGCACGCCGAGTGGGAACCGCTGCGCGCCCTGCTGCGGCTGGCCGGGGGAGCGGCCCACCAGACGGCGGAACTCGTCTCCCGCCTGACGGTCGACCCCGCCCGCATGCGCGCCAACACCGCGCTGACCGGCGGCCAGATCGTCTCCGAACGGATCGCCGCCGCCCTGACCCCGCTGCTGGGCAAGGCCGCCGCACGGCAGCTGCTGAACGAGGCCTCCGCCCGGGCGGCACGCACCGGCACCCCCCTGGCCGCCCTGCTGCGCGCGGACGAGCGGGCCGCCGCCGCCCTGAAAGAGGCGGAGGCCGGCTGCGGGGACCTGTTCGCCCCCGAGGCCTACACCGGAGCGGCCGGCCCGCTCACCGAACGGGCCCTGGCACGCCCCCAGCCCGCCGCCCCCGACCGGTGA